aagcagctgaggaagctgaatggctgcagaatttcttggaagatattccgagctggatgaaacctgtgcctgccgtactaatccactgtgatagtcaatcggcgattggaagggcatagagtaatatgtataatgggaagtcacgacatatacgtcgtatacataataccattaggcagttgatctcgaatggagtgattgcaatcgactatgttaagtccaaagataatttggcagatcctctaacgaaggggttgagtcgagatcaagtatactgctcatcaagaggaatgggattaaaaatctataactgaaaacgactgtagcggtaacccaaccttgttgactggagatcccaagatcttggttcaatgggacaacgaagttacagaagttgtggtccagtacattagatagtttatctctatcccaatcctaggatgaatttatgctgccctacctcatgtagtgaggttaagcttatgcttttagtgacttctatacctgataaggtggagtatggtaggatactcttgatagaagtgtcacctatgtgagtatgaagacaggccgctttaatgaaacactcatgaatccaagatggtatccatggccgaaacggaaccaaccatgagaacctaaagtaggtgagatagatctatgtgtgggtgttattgtctaagtatacaccaacagctgagcagttcactgcgcagcctagtatacttgatagcatttcactacggaaggttcaaagccacaagctacctctcccgatacagtgacttatcgattggactcttgtaaagtgtcagcatgcatacacgcattgcattaattttcattcatgtgggtgattgttggatattggggccttaaatggaccaaaacgattttgaggaaggaagtcatcaattgttgaaagtcgtaattgacttcaaaattgaaatctacgattcgcgtagatagatttagactattaatttgctcaaaaccgattaagggtgaatgagaaattaatgtttaaagtcggtccaaaataacatttattattcattaataaagtgcatgggagaatagtcccacatcggaaattctcgatgtgtattctctacttattaatgaagatgtgttaatagagttaacacaaaaataaaaggacagatgCTCCTTTAGCCCAGGGCGagtaggtgctcgcacctgtgatcccaccacccgccacgtgcgcaatgggcgctttgtaggcacACTTTGCacgtaacgatctgacggcttgggatgaaacttgatctgaagcatcgaatcaatggatccagatccgatggccgatgacaataggcgggatctgagggtcacaactcctcagatctgatggatgagattgaagtgggcttggagaagggttacaacccttcagaatggatgatctagatcgatccagcccaaagaacacatccactcacccaaaggacactcaacctcttctttcagtataaatagaaccctccagatgatggaatatagactcaatcctctcttctcttcctcaagcattcatctcatcttgtgcattcaagagtccaagaagtctactaaaaggttcgctggtctcagaAGTCGGAGtgtactagaaggttcgctggtctcagaagtcggagtgctacgattagacgttcgtcgtcgttgtatcttgggaacgaattgcaacaatccgttaagcatcgtagcggagcaatatcgtttacggagatagtgtcgaacactagcctcgacgatcagtttgcatactccagaagctacccgggataAACACTTGTTGCTCTCGCTATCGATGAGACCGCCGCCGACAGCAATCTCAGTCCCCTTGTCCTCTTGCCAAAGGTATTTATCCTGCAGTGGATTCTTTAGATTCAACGTCAACTATGTTACAACCTTGAATCGTTAGTGTGGAACATTACGAAATTGCGCAAAGAGTTAAGCAAACTAttaatcaatattttatcaattcgatttcttttatttttgcaaaaaaaaatcgatgaattcaatttattcaattttttttatttatttgattttaatttattcttCAACTGAACACAAGAAGTAAACTCGACAAAGTAACCTGTTCTAACCATTTAGAGTAACAGTCACTTGATTGGAATCTATTACAATTTTAAATCCTTTCTTACATTTTCCAACGAATAAATCATTTTTAGTCAGTCACTTGATCGGAATCTTTTACCATTTTGATCCTTTTCGAACCTTTATGTTCGTCATCTCAATCATTTCCACTTGATAAAGagcacattttttttttatcccgGGATATGATGCCGTGGTAAGTCCATCTTGACCTCCTCATGCACTCAGGATTTGAACTTGAATCATTAGTATCCCTGGGCTGGACCATTGTATGAATTACCGCTTACACTTTCAAATTTATTCAATTTATTGTAAGAATCGGTAAAAAATTTAGGTAAGATCTGATCGATCCCTCCCGATTAATCGGAAACGAGATTTTAATACTATATAAAAACAAATTGTTTGCCTTTCACGAAGAAAACGACAGAAGAAACAAGATTTTCGTGGAATATATTATATATCCCAAGGAAGATTCACAGGCCTACTACATCACATGTCACGCTAGACATTCCCTCCTTCCTAAAACACTACCAAAAGCAAGCTAGCTATTCGTCAACTTGAGTCTCCGACCACAACGATCTGCTTCAATGGCTGCGAGACGTCGGTGGCCCCAGCGTGCCCCACGAACTCCGCCGGCGTTAGGGAGATCCCGTGGCAGACGCACAGGATCCGCACCTCTGAATTCGTGTAACTGTGCAAGAAGCCAGTGATGGTTTTCCCGTTGGGGCCGTCGCCGGTGGCCGAGACGAGCGGCATTCGCCGCGGCGGCGGAGGCGGAGTCCCAGCGGTTCGGGAAGCAGAGGTCTTGCTCACGGAGGCCTTGCGCTCCGGTGACTTGGTGTTCGACTTCACGCCGGGCTGTGCGTCGTCGGTCGGAACCAGCATGTTGGCTGTGGATTGCTCTGCTTTTTCTGGGATTGCCTGCTTCCTCGAGTCGCCACTGGAGGTGCTACCGCCGCCTGAAACGTACAAGGTTTTTTAATTCTTTTGTTCGGATTCAATTGCAAGAACATTTCGATGCAAAGATCGATCAAAATGCAAATTCTAGCTAATCGAAGAGGGGCAAAACAGAGAATTCGAAAGGGGACGATTTCAATACCTCGAACGGATCCGCTTTGATGATTCGACAGGGAAGACGAGCTACTCGCTGTTGAATCCGTCTTCGCCGGAGTACCAGTGTTAAGGCCTTTACCTCCATTCAACCCGCTACTAGAAGGAGCTTTTGGATTTGCCTGAAAAGGGAGACCGTGGGCGGCCACCGGCCGGAGCATATTCAGGTTCGAGAAAGGCATCACGTACGGGAACTGGATCCCGTTCGGCACCGGCACATAGTGGACTCGGT
This region of Zingiber officinale cultivar Zhangliang chromosome 9A, Zo_v1.1, whole genome shotgun sequence genomic DNA includes:
- the LOC122020878 gene encoding protein NINJA homolog 1-like gives rise to the protein MRSFSLRSSHGALLQIKKRRQAEEAEAAAAAAAAMKAMEELFRPIAEEEEEDDAASLDLTLRLSVGGGVGKKSSKPRADDHDGDRGRVKDGAEGLRRDGGFARAELPSTEDRSSLARMMLLLRARDRAAKEEEASSGGARRSAASPKDGGGGISLHGAASIPNSNPRHNRIGQHHSLPIVYPYHRVHYVPVPNGIQFPYVMPFSNLNMLRPVAAHGLPFQANPKAPSSSGLNGGKGLNTGTPAKTDSTASSSSSLSNHQSGSVRGGGSTSSGDSRKQAIPEKAEQSTANMLVPTDDAQPGVKSNTKSPERKASVSKTSASRTAGTPPPPPRRMPLVSATGDGPNGKTITGFLHSYTNSEVRILCVCHGISLTPAEFVGHAGATDVSQPLKQIVVVGDSS